From the Carassius gibelio isolate Cgi1373 ecotype wild population from Czech Republic chromosome B25, carGib1.2-hapl.c, whole genome shotgun sequence genome, one window contains:
- the fth1b gene encoding ferritin, heavy polypeptide 1b, giving the protein MTSQVRQNFHQECEAAINRQIYLELYASYVYLSMGYYFDRDDKSLPNFAKFFREQSKEEREHAEKLMSLQNQRGGRIYLQDIKKPDRDEWGSGLEALECALALEKSVNLSLLDLHKVATQHNDPHVCDFLETHYLDEQVKSIKELANWVSSLRRMGAPQNGMAEYLFDKHTLGKESS; this is encoded by the exons ATGACTTCTCAGGTGAGGCAGAACTTCCATCAGGAGTGTGAGGCAGCCATTAACAGACAGATTTACCTGGAGCTCTACGCCTCGTATGTCTACCTGTCCATG GGCTACTATTTTGACAGGGATGACAAGTCTCTGCCCAACTTTGCCAAGTTTTTCCGCGAGCAGTCTAAGGAGGAGCGAGAACATGCGGAGAAGCTGATGAGTCTGCAGAACCAGAGAGGAGGACGGATCTACCTGCAGGACATCAAG aagccGGATCGGGATGAGTGGGGCAGTGGTCTGGAAGCGCTGGAATGTGCTCTGGCTCTGGAAAAGAGCGTAAATCTGTCCCTACTGGATCTTCACAAGGTGGCAACTCAACACAATGATCCACAT GTTTGTGATTTCCTGGAGACGCATTACCTGGACGAGCAGGTGAAGTCCATTAAAGAGCTGGCGAACTGGGTGAGCAGCCTGCGGCGGATGGGCGCTCCTCAGAACGGCATGGCCGAATATCTGTTTGACAAGCACACTCTGGGAAAGGAAAGCTCTTAG